The genomic region ATTACAGACTCTCCCTTTACCCTGGTCGTGTTGATTACCAATTGGATTGAAGAGGATTTTTCGCCTTGGATCCGTCTCATCAGTATTTCTACGGCAAATTCACATATCTTTTTCTTGTTTGAATTAATCGAATCCATTGAAAAAGGAATAGCAATTCGGCTTTGGATGTTATCAAAACCAATTATGGAAATATCATGTGGAATCTTTTTACCACTGTTCTTCAGGTATCGCCATGCATTCCATGCCAGCACATCATTGAAAGCAAACAAAGCCGTAAAGTCCTTTTTTGTAATTGATGAAAGAATTTCATTGAAGTCACTGTCCTTGACCAAGGGGACTTCAACAATCAAGTCCTTGTCTATTGGCAAGTTTGCTTCCTTGACAGCTTTCAGATAACCATTTTTCCTTTCGATTGCGCTGGAAATGTAATGGGGACCATTCAACAGCAATATTCGTCTGTGGTTATTCTCAATCAAGTACTTTGTAGCCTGGTAACCCCCAAGTTCATCACTGCAGATAACATAGTCGGTATCAAGTTGATAGAATCTCCTTCCAAGTAATACGAAAGGAATGTCCGTAGTTTTCAGGTATTCAATGTTTCTGGTGGTTTTTTGTGTCGGACATATGATAATTCCTTCAACCCTGTTGTTTATAGCTGATTGGATAGCAGCAAATTCACAGTTTTCATCTTCATTGGTATTAAGGAGAAAAGAACTGAACCCGTTTTTTGAAGCAGCATATTCGATTTCCTTCATCTGTATGGCAAACAGGGGATTTGACACATCACCTAGAATTACTGCAATTGTCTTGGTCGAACCTGTGCGTAATGAAGAAGCAATATTATTGCCGATCAATCCCATTCTCTGTGCTGTTTTCTGTATCTTCTTCCTTGTCTGGACTGCAATATCATCCTTTTCCCGTAATGCCCGGGAAACAGTGTTGATGCTATAACCGGTCTCTTGAGCAATATCCTTTAAGGTAACCCTTTTTTTCATTATGCAGAATTTTCCTCATTGCATTTCACTTCTGTACATTATAAACAACATTAACGAAAATAGCAATAATCATACGTAATATTCATGACAATGACAGATATGCCGGATTATGAATATCCGTATTATTTTATGATGTTGTTTAGAAAAACAATTGCTTAAGGAAATGACGGCCCAATTGTCGGCAATCACTTGAAATCAAGGGTTGCTTGATTCTGTTCTGTGGTTTGCCGGTTATATTTTCCCTTGAAATTTAATGTTATCCTTGTATTATGTCGATAATTCAATACGTTGGATTATATGGTCTTGGTAGCACTTGTCCAATTCTACGAAATAGCCGCTCCATCCCCATACACGTACAATGAGGTTGCGATATTTCTCAGGATGTTTCTGTGCATCAAGAAGCGTATCTCTGTCAACGGCATTCAGCTGTAGTTGATGTCCCCCGAGGTCAAAGAAAGATTTTACGAATGTAGCAACTTTTTCGATGCTTTCGGAATTACGGAACATCGTATCATGCAGTTCCAATGTCAGCGGACCACCGTTGACGCATTTTGAAAGATCACTTTTTGTAAAACTTTTTATGATTGACACAGGCCCGATATTCTTGCAGAACAGTGACGGTGAATAATTTGCAGGAATTCCTTCTCCTTTGTGCCTGCCGTCAGCAGTGGCCATAAGGTCTTTTGAATGCCAGATATAGTACATGGCAGAACCTGTTCCTGCCCGGAAGATACCTCCACGGTCATTTCTATGTCCTTTCAATGCATTGCTGAAAGTATCCAGCAGATGAGCGGCTATGGCATCCACTTCGTCATCATTGTTTCCCATTTTCTCAGATTCATAACGAAAGATATTGCATATTCTGTTTTCATTCTTGAAATCATCATTCAGGGTCATCAGCAATGCTTCCTTCGTCATTGTTTTCTGTTCATAGATGTATTTTCTGATGTTTATCAGTGAATCGGCTGCTGTAGCAAGTCCTGTCCCATGGAAACCATAGTTATTGTATATACAACCTAAAGAAACATCTTTTCCTTTTTCGACACAACCATCCATCATCAACGACAGAAAAGGGGCGGGAAACAGAAATACGTTCTTTGTGCTGTCCATCAGGTCATTGCATGCTCCCCGGATATTTGCATCTATGGCATCTTGGAAATCCTGATACGTTTCGCACTCAAGAAGATGTGCCGTCGTGGCATCTGCAACTGCCCCTGCGAAGGACAAAGCTCCGATATTCGGGATATCCATTCCCTTTCCCGGTACAATGAATTCCCAGCAGGCAGCGACGACATAGTTATATGCATCTTCCTTACTATATCCTAACTTGATCAGGCCTGGGATGATGATGTCATCACTGCTATATTGGGGAAAACCAAGACCCTTTTTTGTGAGGTTCGTTCCAAGGATATATGTAGAAAGGGGCGTGTGCCTGTGTACCCGTACGTTGATCTTCGGATCGATGACATGAAGGTCATAGGCAGCTTTCAGACAAAGTTCTGAAAGGCTGTTGAACTGATCATGTCCTTCTTCATCCATGCCTCCCAGCACCATGCTTTGTCCGTTGTCACCTTGCTGCATTCCCGGATACATGTCACTGTCACGGTTGAACGTAAGGAAAAATTCCTCAATAAGTTCCAGTGCAGTCTCTTCTGTATATATGCCGTTGTCCATATCTTTTTTGAAATATGGATACATGAACTGGTCAAAACGGCCGATGGTATTATGATAATTCCTGCCACACCACATGCAGAAATGAATGATCCGGAACATCTGCAGTGCTTCGAGAAAATTCCTTGGAGCAGCTTGCGGTACCTGTGACAATGTCCGTGCAAGAAATGGATTTTTGTTTTCTTTTGCAGCTTCCTTATATTTTTCTGCCAGAGCCTCAATTCCATTTAGGATCCGGATTTGCTGTTTTTCAAGATGGGCTTCGTCGAGGCATCCTCTTTTTTCGAAATCAACGATATTCTTTTCCAATTCAGTTTTTTTTGCCTCAAAGCCGACTGACAGCAGTTTTGCATAGTCAACATTGATATTGCATACATCGCCTTTTTCATGGATATGATAGTTATTGGAGAGTTTGGTCATTTCAGAGTCAGTGTAGATCTCGGGGATGACTGGTATCGTCCTTGTAAAACCGATACGTTCATTTTGGAAAACAACGGCTTTTTCATGCGCAAGTACGTAGAGCAGCCTTTCAGTGGCACGGTCCAGGGGAGAGGTATCATTTTCCTGGAATTGTTCGGCTAGAATAAAAGGATTCACAGGAGATTGTCTGAAGGCTTTTTGTCCTTTTTCTTCTATGAAGAATTTCCTTAGTTTCTTTATATGGTCTGTCATCATAGTATCTTGCTCCTTATTCCATATTTGGAAAATATCTTTGTATCGAGAAACACTTTTTGGTTTTCATCGAACGGCGGCATATATTTTTCCCCTATCATCTGGTACTTGGCGCCGGCAGCTTTCTGATAGGGGAGTAATTCTACTTCCTGCAGGTTCTTGGCGCCGCTGAGAAAACGCGCAGTTTCCTCAAAATTTCCCTGATTGTCATTTATACCCGGTATGCAGGGAATACGGATGGTGAAAGGTTTGTTACCTTCGAGAAGGAACGAAGCATTTTTCAGAATGGACATGTTGCTTTTTCCGGTGTATTTCCGGTGCAGTGCATCGTCCATCATCTTGATATCCATGATGATGAAGTCAACGTTCCTATAAATTTCCCTGAACAGGTTTTCGTTTGCATAGCCACTTGTTTCGATGGCTCTGTGGTATTGCTTGATCTGGCTGAGGACATCCAGGAGGAATTCGCCTTGTAGCAACGGTTCCCCGCCGCTGAAAGTGATTCCTCCTCCATACCTTGCATAGTAATCGGCATCTTTGCCTAAGCGTTTTGCCAATGCTGTACTTGAAATGACTTCACCGCAGATATGACGGAGATGCAAGGGACATTCATCGATACACTTGCCGCAAAGAATACAATTTTCGGGGGAAGGACAGGCTGCATGGCATTTACCGCAATGAGTACAGGAAGCGACGCTTACCATCAGTTGTGGCTTAGGAGAAATGCCCTCGGGGTTATGGCACCATAGGCAGTGAAGGGGACAGCCTTTCAGAAAAACTGTCTGCCGGATTCCTGGTCCGTCGAAAATGGCCAATTGCTTGATATCAAAAATAATTCCGCTGAACATGATACTGTCCTTATGATTTGAGTAGTTTATTGTACATGGATAGGCAAGAATACATTATCGATAATGTACAAAACGTAGCAAACAGATCTATGCTGAAGGCTGTAGTATCTCTTATCCGACCCTTGTGAAAAACAAAGGGTCGGACAAAGATTCATCAAGACATTCTGAAAGCAAAAAAGTTGTTTTTTGCTTTCAGGGAGTTGCCTATTTCAGTTCCTCATCAAAACAGACGGCTACCTTCCCGCAGTTCCCGCTTGCCATCAGCTGATAAGCATCTGAAGCTTTCTGCAGGGGGAAACGGTCAGTAATGAGGGTATCCGGATGGATATGCCACCGGACAAGGTGTTCTACAAGGTCTTCCATTTTCCAAATGGAAGTGACCCAGCTTCCGATCAGGGTCTTCTGTCCATGCAGCATGTCGGGCGATGGATTGAAATGAAGGCTCTTACCTTCCCCGATCATGACGATTTTTCCCCAGTTTCTCGTTGCCCTTATTGCCGTTTGCCTTCCAGGATCCGAGGCTGAGCAATCAAAAGCTCGCTCTGCACCATGGCCTCCTGTACATTTACGTATGTCTTCGACAGTAGTTTCGCAGGGGGTAAATACCTCATCTACCAACCCGAGTGATTTTGCTACGGCAATCCTTTCCTGATTCATTTCCACCCCGATTAGTTTGTTTGCACCTAAGGCCTTGCATAGCATCAGGCAGGCAAGACCGACAGGTCCCAATCCCACCACAAGTACTGCATCGTCACCGGATACACCGGCTTTTTCTATTCCTTCGTAGACAGTACCGAAACCGCAGGCTACTTGTGCTCCGTCCGCATAACTCAATGCATCAGGCAGGGCAATAAGATCCTTTTCGTCTGCAAGGAGATATTCTGCCATTCCTCCGTCACGTTGCCATCCGTAGGCGGCCCGTCTTGGTGAAGTACAGCTTACCATATATCCCATTCTGCAATCATGGCAGACTCCGCAGCCTGAGATATGATAGACGATGACCCTGTCACCTTTCTTGAATCTCTTCAGTCCAGGACCTTCTTCGACGATCAGGCCACACGGTTCATGTCCGGCAATGACACCTTGATATCTTTCCGGACCGATACCTATGTGTTCGCGGTAAATGCAGCGTATATCGCTTCCGCAGATCGTAGAACACTTCATTTTGAGCAGGACCTGCCCAAAACCAGGGGTAGGAATATCGTATTCACGCAGTTCCACCGTACTGTTTCCAGGCAATACGGCACCAATCATTTTTCCTTTCATGACAAACTCCTTAAGTTATCCTTTTACGGCTCCGAAACTTAATCCCCTGACTAGGGATTTTTGAATGAAAACAAACATAATTATCAACGGAATTACCAGGATGGTACCGGCAGCTGCCATACAGTTCCATTCAATACCGGTATCGGTGACAAATGATGAAATAGCTACAGGAAGTGTCTTTGTATGCATGCTGGTGAGGATAAGAGCAAAGATGAATTCACTCCATGAGAGGATGAAGATGAATATACCTGTGGCGATGATACCCGGTTTTGCAATTGGATAGATTATCTTTGTCAGTATCTGCAGCTTGTTGCAGCCATCCAACATGGCAGATTCATCTTCTTCAACCGGAACATCATCAATGAAGCTTTTGATCATCCAGACTGAGTAGGGAAGATTGACGACTGTATAGATAAGGATTATGCCTGTATATGTATCAAGCAGACGGATTTTTGACAGTATCAGGTATATGGGAATCAGGATGGCAATCGGGGGCAGCATCTTTTGGCTCAATATCCAGAATGCAAGATTGTCGGTGAAGTCATTTTTGATTCTTGAAAGTACATAGGAGGCCAAAGAGGCAACTATGACTGAAAAGACAGTAGAAATAACACAGATGATCAAGCTGTTTTTGAAGTATCTGAAATAACTCAATGTTGAAAATACCTGGATATAATTTTCAAATGTAGGATGCAGGAACGAATAGAAGAAGGATTTGTTTCCTTCTATGTAGTTTTTTGATTGGAATGATACTGAGACAAAGTATAGGAACGGAACCAGCACAAACAGAAGTGCTGCAATCAGGATTATCCTTCGCAGAAGAGTACCTGCAAATCTTTCAATTTTGATTTTTTTTACCATGATATGCTATGTCCTTTCAATCATTTTTTTTGTATTTGTTTATTGCAATCTGTGAAATCAGGATCGTAAATACCAGTAGCAGCAGGGATGTCGCGCATGCATAGGAAGTATCAAATAGTTCAAATCCTTGCCGATAGATGAAGTAGCTTACGGTTTCCGTATTCGTACCTGGTCCACCGTGTGTCATTGTGAAGATCTTATCGTATTCACGGATAGCATCCATTCCGCGGATCAGCATGGTAATGAAGATGGTCTTCTTCAGTGATGGCAAGGTGATATACCATAGGATCTGATGAGATTTTGCTCCGTCAATTTTTGCAGCTTCAAAGAATTCCACGGGCAGTGCCTGCAGGCCGCTGTAGAGAAAGAGAATGACGAAAGGTGTCCATTGCCAGATATCCGTTACTATGATTGACGGCAGTGCAGATTCTTTTCTGCCAAGGAACGGATATCGGTTTAATCCCATTCTTTCAAATAAGTTGTTGAGCATTCCTATGTCGTAGTTGTACATGAAACGCCATAATAAACCGACGATGATAGGTGTCAGCATCATCGGAAGAAGGAAGAAAACCAACAATCGTCTTCCGAATACTTCTTCCTTGTTCAGAAGCAGGGAAAGAAAGAGACCAAGGCCTAATTCAAACAAAAGACTGAAAAATACAAAAATGATGGTCCTGGAAAATGACAGCAGGAAGCTTTTTTCCATAAAAGCCTTTTTGTAGTTTGCAAACCCTACGAACGTGGTTTTGTTGAATGGTCTTGCCAGTGAAAAGTTTGTACAGCTGACAACTACGGAATAAATCAAGGGGTAAATGTTGATCAATAAAAAAAGTACAATAGTCGGAAGCAGCAATGTATAGCAGGATCTGTCTTGTTTTTCTTTTATGTCAAGCTTGTTTCTTTTAAATTCCATGATGTGTTCCCTCTGGCTTTTCATACCCAAGGATATCTTGGGTATGAAAGGTCGTAAGACAATTTCAGATTCTACTTTTTTGTTAATGGCAAGATATCTTCTTCTGCTTTTTCCAAAGCTGCCTTAGGTGACAATTCACCTGAGATTGCCTGTGCTATCCTTACGTTCAACAGTTCATTGATTTGAGCTCCGCTGATTCCATGGTAGAAAATCACCGATTTTTCAAGGATGTCTACGATTGTCTTTACATGTGGGTTTACAGCGAGCAGTTCTGGATTACTTGCTTGGGATAACCTGGCTGCATGCTGGCGTCCATGGATTTCCATGTCAGTTGAGTTTGCTTTGTCTGTCAACCATAGTACCGTGTACGCAGCGGCGGCCTTATGCTTTGAATAACTTGAGACTCCCAGAGCCCATCCTCCAAGGCAAGCTCTGTATTTTACTGTAGTATTTTCGGATTGTACCGGAAATACAGTACATGAAATCTTGCCCTTGACCGGGACATCAGAGCTTTCTACTTCAGGTGTAATTGCAGAAGCACTGACCCCCATGGCAATTGATCCCTCTTTTGCACTTTTGTTCAGCTCATATTCACCGTAGGTGTCAATGTCGGGTGGACAATATTTCTTCAGTTCCCTCAAGAGATTGATTGCATCTATTCCTGCCTGACTGTTGAATGCCGGCTGATTGTCTTCATCAAACAGTTCACCGCCCGCACTGAACAGGAACGGTACCCATGCCAGTGTCAGGTTGTTTCCTCTTCTGGCGGGGAATCCGAAGCCATATTGATCGATTTTGCCATCATTGTCAGTATCTTTTGTGAGTGCCTTTGCCACACTTAGCAGCTCATTCCATGTCTTTGGTGCCTCAAGTCCTGCTTGCTTAAGCAGATCTTTCCTGTAGAAGAAGACCCTGGTATCAGGCTGATATGGGAACCAATATGTGTTCTTGCTGCCATTGAATTCTTTCCAGACATAAGGGATGATGTCGTCAATTTCCGGATCAGGGTAGTCGGCTTTACCGATATACTGGTTGAGAGGTTCTGCAAACTGAGCATATTCAAAGGACCACTCGGTACAGGGATTTATTATGTCATATCGCTTTGCACCGGTAACATCTGCCAATTGCTTGGCCCGGATGTTGTCGTAGGGAACTTGGTCTATCTGTAGA from Spirochaetia bacterium harbors:
- a CDS encoding carbohydrate ABC transporter permease: MVKKIKIERFAGTLLRRIILIAALLFVLVPFLYFVSVSFQSKNYIEGNKSFFYSFLHPTFENYIQVFSTLSYFRYFKNSLIICVISTVFSVIVASLASYVLSRIKNDFTDNLAFWILSQKMLPPIAILIPIYLILSKIRLLDTYTGIILIYTVVNLPYSVWMIKSFIDDVPVEEDESAMLDGCNKLQILTKIIYPIAKPGIIATGIFIFILSWSEFIFALILTSMHTKTLPVAISSFVTDTGIEWNCMAAAGTILVIPLIIMFVFIQKSLVRGLSFGAVKG
- a CDS encoding zinc-binding dehydrogenase gives rise to the protein MKGKMIGAVLPGNSTVELREYDIPTPGFGQVLLKMKCSTICGSDIRCIYREHIGIGPERYQGVIAGHEPCGLIVEEGPGLKRFKKGDRVIVYHISGCGVCHDCRMGYMVSCTSPRRAAYGWQRDGGMAEYLLADEKDLIALPDALSYADGAQVACGFGTVYEGIEKAGVSGDDAVLVVGLGPVGLACLMLCKALGANKLIGVEMNQERIAVAKSLGLVDEVFTPCETTVEDIRKCTGGHGAERAFDCSASDPGRQTAIRATRNWGKIVMIGEGKSLHFNPSPDMLHGQKTLIGSWVTSIWKMEDLVEHLVRWHIHPDTLITDRFPLQKASDAYQLMASGNCGKVAVCFDEELK
- a CDS encoding LacI family transcriptional regulator: MKKRVTLKDIAQETGYSINTVSRALREKDDIAVQTRKKIQKTAQRMGLIGNNIASSLRTGSTKTIAVILGDVSNPLFAIQMKEIEYAASKNGFSSFLLNTNEDENCEFAAIQSAINNRVEGIIICPTQKTTRNIEYLKTTDIPFVLLGRRFYQLDTDYVICSDELGGYQATKYLIENNHRRILLLNGPHYISSAIERKNGYLKAVKEANLPIDKDLIVEVPLVKDSDFNEILSSITKKDFTALFAFNDVLAWNAWRYLKNSGKKIPHDISIIGFDNIQSRIAIPFSMDSINSNKKKICEFAVEILMRRIQGEKSSSIQLVINTTRVKGESVIPQSRSHSKQ
- a CDS encoding sugar ABC transporter substrate-binding protein, which gives rise to MKKKVMAGFAVLFFASLAVFANGAQEDDSGNKKMFEGETVNALIFTSSDTDYMINVLAPKLKEETGINLQIDQVPYDNIRAKQLADVTGAKRYDIINPCTEWSFEYAQFAEPLNQYIGKADYPDPEIDDIIPYVWKEFNGSKNTYWFPYQPDTRVFFYRKDLLKQAGLEAPKTWNELLSVAKALTKDTDNDGKIDQYGFGFPARRGNNLTLAWVPFLFSAGGELFDEDNQPAFNSQAGIDAINLLRELKKYCPPDIDTYGEYELNKSAKEGSIAMGVSASAITPEVESSDVPVKGKISCTVFPVQSENTTVKYRACLGGWALGVSSYSKHKAAAAYTVLWLTDKANSTDMEIHGRQHAARLSQASNPELLAVNPHVKTIVDILEKSVIFYHGISGAQINELLNVRIAQAISGELSPKAALEKAEEDILPLTKK
- a CDS encoding sugar ABC transporter permease — protein: MEFKRNKLDIKEKQDRSCYTLLLPTIVLFLLINIYPLIYSVVVSCTNFSLARPFNKTTFVGFANYKKAFMEKSFLLSFSRTIIFVFFSLLFELGLGLFLSLLLNKEEVFGRRLLVFFLLPMMLTPIIVGLLWRFMYNYDIGMLNNLFERMGLNRYPFLGRKESALPSIIVTDIWQWTPFVILFLYSGLQALPVEFFEAAKIDGAKSHQILWYITLPSLKKTIFITMLIRGMDAIREYDKIFTMTHGGPGTNTETVSYFIYRQGFELFDTSYACATSLLLLVFTILISQIAINKYKKND
- a CDS encoding pyruvate formate-lyase; translated protein: MMTDHIKKLRKFFIEEKGQKAFRQSPVNPFILAEQFQENDTSPLDRATERLLYVLAHEKAVVFQNERIGFTRTIPVIPEIYTDSEMTKLSNNYHIHEKGDVCNINVDYAKLLSVGFEAKKTELEKNIVDFEKRGCLDEAHLEKQQIRILNGIEALAEKYKEAAKENKNPFLARTLSQVPQAAPRNFLEALQMFRIIHFCMWCGRNYHNTIGRFDQFMYPYFKKDMDNGIYTEETALELIEEFFLTFNRDSDMYPGMQQGDNGQSMVLGGMDEEGHDQFNSLSELCLKAAYDLHVIDPKINVRVHRHTPLSTYILGTNLTKKGLGFPQYSSDDIIIPGLIKLGYSKEDAYNYVVAACWEFIVPGKGMDIPNIGALSFAGAVADATTAHLLECETYQDFQDAIDANIRGACNDLMDSTKNVFLFPAPFLSLMMDGCVEKGKDVSLGCIYNNYGFHGTGLATAADSLINIRKYIYEQKTMTKEALLMTLNDDFKNENRICNIFRYESEKMGNNDDEVDAIAAHLLDTFSNALKGHRNDRGGIFRAGTGSAMYYIWHSKDLMATADGRHKGEGIPANYSPSLFCKNIGPVSIIKSFTKSDLSKCVNGGPLTLELHDTMFRNSESIEKVATFVKSFFDLGGHQLQLNAVDRDTLLDAQKHPEKYRNLIVRVWGWSGYFVELDKCYQDHIIQRIELST
- a CDS encoding glycyl-radical enzyme activating protein, which encodes MFSGIIFDIKQLAIFDGPGIRQTVFLKGCPLHCLWCHNPEGISPKPQLMVSVASCTHCGKCHAACPSPENCILCGKCIDECPLHLRHICGEVISSTALAKRLGKDADYYARYGGGITFSGGEPLLQGEFLLDVLSQIKQYHRAIETSGYANENLFREIYRNVDFIIMDIKMMDDALHRKYTGKSNMSILKNASFLLEGNKPFTIRIPCIPGINDNQGNFEETARFLSGAKNLQEVELLPYQKAAGAKYQMIGEKYMPPFDENQKVFLDTKIFSKYGIRSKIL